GATACCAGTTGTTCCTAGACAAATCACCAGTTTTCCACGGTTGCTTTCCCCATACATGGCAAACCGAATTTATAAGCCAAGTGATGTGGTAAACCCATACAACCCTCACACCCTGCAATGACACAGCTGCAATAATTAAGCTTCTATTACAAATTGAAAAAGACTTGTATCTGGTGCATTAGAGAATTAAATGGGACAGAAGATTGACATGTGGTCATTATTGAACACGTGTCTGTCATGTCTAATGCTTCAAATTAGttgaaaaaaactaaatagCTTACAAATTTCAAGGCTAAATCCCCAATTTAACtttagaaaagataattttcacattttatatgtatataaacaaaagaagcataaaaagaatttcaaagaataccttatcaaattatcaaaaaactGAATATTAACGGTTTAGAGGAGGAGAATGGATTGAACTGATTTAACGGGAACTCAACTAGTACGGTAGTACCAATAGAGTTTGTCTATATTGAAACCCCAAAGCCCATTTGTTCTTGTGGGACAAACACATAACTATCTATTGCCGACTTCCATTGAGTGCACCGAACGGTCTAAAGCTGAGAACAACTTGCaatgtaagagcatccacaacgTATAGGCCAAATGGCAAATGCAAACTCAATTTCCCATTTAACTCCAAAAACATCACTCCATTGAATATTGTAAAAGTtaaagattgtaaatttttttacaatcaGGCTACAGTGTCATTCTAAATTTAGGATGCACTGTAGCTTAAtggcaaataaaaataatattatttaattttctctctcctcctttttattaaaaaattctaacactttctctctcctctctctctctctctctttaatggcaaataaaaataatattattttaatgtgtagtatggtaaaatagaagTTTGGATGTTGGTGAattgaaaaatggtattgtataattgataaagtggtttttaagatggtaaaataggatagaattaggaaaaatgaatgtggatgctctaagaggTCAGCCCACTATTTGCATTTTCCAATCTCTGTTAATTTTAGAATGGAGGcccatcttttatttttggcagAATGGAGGCCCATCTTTTAGTACTTCCTGTTTTATTGAATTTGTGGCTTACATCAATGAAACAggaaatttaattgaataagCCGCCGCCATATCAAGTAGTCTTGAGTCATCTTTAGACCGAAAAAGTTGATGATCACAATTGCTTGCTAACATGGCACTGTAATTGGTGAATAAAAACTGATGAGCCCATGTATAAGTCATGATTAATCACTTACATGCTGCCATATCAGTgttgtggcaaaaaaaaaaaaagtataataatatGTGATCTTAGAATTATTTCTTTAGATTACATCGTAGTGGCATACAACTGTACTACACAATGTGACACCGTGCTTATTCTTTCTATTGACCCAAAAGTTTCTCTTTACCAAATTGGTAAAAGACCTGGTGAGCCTTATCgagttattttttttcacaattatcgTACTATTGTAATTAGTTGCTTGCCACTTTTACGTGAATTCATTATTTTTCCCTCCATTAATCACGTTAAATTTGTGGCAAAATTGTGTAGGGTTTtggtattagattttttttttttttttggtggagatttttaacatccatctagTCCCAAGGAATTCAGTAGAATATAATTTTAAGAGAATAAATAAACGAAACAATCTTGCTTACCATTCCCCACACAAGGCAGGGGAATCCTCCCAAGCCATATAGCAGAGCACCAAGTGCAATAGGATGAATAACGTAAGTCTTATCAAGAAACCTGTAGAAGGGCTGCTTCTTTAAATCCCCAACATTGTTTGGTCCTCCACACTGCAAAACATACCAGAAACTAAAGTAATCTACAACACCCAAGTACACTATCATTAGTCCTTGTTTGTGTGGAGAAATATAGTACTAATTCATACCGTTtctttgcttaaaaaaaaaaaaaaatcatacccttTCATTCATAGAAGTGGTATCAAAGAGCCAACTAATGTGACTAAACCAAAATCCAGCAGTGGGGCTATGTGGGTCTCTCTCAGAATCAACAAACTGGTGGTGGTACCTATGTGTGCTCACCCAGGTAATTGGGCTCCCCTGCAACTCCAATGGAAAATAACAAAGTtgtttttaagttgttaaaAGTGTTAAAACATGAACATTTTATAAGACCATCTATAATCAAAACAATGAAATTCTACAAACCTGAAGTGCCTGAAGACCACAATAGGCAAAGAAATACTCAAGCCATTTAGGAACCTTGAAACTCCGGTGTGAGAGATTCCTATGAAATGATAAGGTAATACCAAAAAGACCAGTCACGACGTACAGTGCCACAGTCACCAAAAGTGCCATCCAATTGAATCGAAACGGGGCAAAAAGACAAAGGCAATGCAGTGCCAAAATAACAGAGGCATTGACCAAATCATAAGCGTTCCATTTCCTCCCAAAAAAGACTCTCCTTTGACTCTTCACGACAACGTCCGATAACAAAATTCTCCTAAACTTTGCAGCCTCTGGCTCTGGTTTTGACTCTGCTGCATCTACCAATGCTGCACTAGTTATATCTGGGACTAATTTGGCCTGTCCCGACCGGCGGGATGCGCAGTGGAGAGGAGACAATTGGTGGGCTTTGGGATTGGATGGTGGAGATGTGATCAAAGCCATGAATGAGGCCTGTGtctctatgtgtgtgtttttgtgagAGAGACCCAACGACTTTTGGGGTGTTAGGTAtgttttttggtaaaaaaaaattcttatatagagtctgtttggatagaacttattgttgaaaactgaaaactgaaaacactgtagcaaaataatttttaaatgtgtaaaaattactgttcatgccaaaaagtactgttcattggcctaaaatcactgttcatggccaatgaacagtgatagacacgctgaaaaaaaaaggaaggccAGACGTGGACGCTGGACGTGgaagctgaatccaaacacattcataCTCTCCGAGCATGGAAAAATGATCTTCTCTCATCTCACATTTCTGTGGGCCCATCAAAATTTGATGAGTAGATTTCATCATGAATATAGGATGAGAGAGCATCATTCTTCGTGTTTTGAGGGTACTTAAATATTACACATTTGGTAGAGTAGAAAAATGTTGGACCGGATATCTTTTATGTTATtatggtgtgtttggataccgcttattttactgaaactaaaaaattattactgaaagtactgtatataaaggtaaaagttagttgaaatagtacagtgggcctataaatagtaacaaaaataaactgaatagtgaaataattttaatttttaatcctaaCGCAAACGCACATTGAGAATCTAAGATATActtggatttggttttttttttggctgcaCTTGCCATATGTGCTGGttgttttcctttcttgtttCAACAATTCCCGAAATGGTTAGGTATTATCTACAATAAcgttgccaattttttttttcaccttttttgcTTTAGATTCAATGTAAGTGCAACTCTCTATCTTGGACGACAAAGATAGGC
The sequence above is drawn from the Castanea sativa cultivar Marrone di Chiusa Pesio chromosome 5, ASM4071231v1 genome and encodes:
- the LOC142637102 gene encoding palmitoyl-monogalactosyldiacylglycerol delta-7 desaturase, chloroplastic-like, with protein sequence MALITSPPSNPKAHQLSPLHCASRRSGQAKLVPDITSAALVDAAESKPEPEAAKFRRILLSDVVVKSQRRVFFGRKWNAYDLVNASVILALHCLCLFAPFRFNWMALLVTVALYVVTGLFGITLSFHRNLSHRSFKVPKWLEYFFAYCGLQALQGSPITWVSTHRYHHQFVDSERDPHSPTAGFWFSHISWLFDTTSMNERCGGPNNVGDLKKQPFYRFLDKTYVIHPIALGALLYGLGGFPCLVWGMGVRVVWVYHITWLINSVCHVWGKQPWKTGDLSRNNWWVALLTFGEGWHNNHHAFEYSARHGLQWWELDMTWYVVKLLQAIGLATDVKVPTEVQKKRMAI